From Coffea arabica cultivar ET-39 chromosome 2e, Coffea Arabica ET-39 HiFi, whole genome shotgun sequence, the proteins below share one genomic window:
- the LOC113732797 gene encoding uncharacterized protein produces MKDQTKGFSGMWGKFRLAVNTTIDLAKQLPLWRGARPIPPELPTAQVEPGGAVSETEDPQPARLVEQQQPDDSHHDRAQIDNVMNMQWGLLVIGACFAAISVILQALQTRATLPVASTFPWFCMAFELAFLALLVSVYMRRHYHKASLVMEHVAIFFCAVALLLAIWMNLDPPFKQMSAALFFIGFTIIIILANRSLPDWV; encoded by the exons ATGAAAGACCAAACCAAGGGATTCTCAGGAATGTGGGGAAAATTCAGGCTTGCTGTCAATACCACGATCGACCTGGCCAAGCAGCTCCCTTTATGGAGGGGTGCAAGGCCAATTCCACCAGAGTTGCCCACCGCCCAGGTTGAGCCTGGTGGTGCAGTATCTGAAACAGAGGACCCGCAGCCCGCGCGTCTGGTGGAGCAGCAGCAACCCGATGATAGTCATCATGATCGAGCCCAGATTGATAACGTGATGAACATGCAGTGGGGGTTGCTGGTTATTGGAGCTTGTTTCGCGGCCATTAGCGTCATCTTGCAAGCTCTCCAAACTCGTGCAACTCTCCCTGTAGCTTCAACCTTTCCTTGGTTCTGCATGGCTTTTGAGCTGGCCTTCTTAGCTTTGTTGGTATCTGTTTACATGCGTCGCCATTACCACAAAGCATCTCTTGTCATGGAGCACGTTGCAATTTTCTTCTGCGCTGTTGCGCTTCTCTTGGCCATCTGGATGAACCTCGATCCCCCATTCAAGCAGATGTCCGCCGCCCTCTTCTTCATTGGGTTCACCATAATAATAATCCTTGCCAATCGTTCTCTGCCTGACTG GGTTTAA